The Lolium perenne isolate Kyuss_39 chromosome 6, Kyuss_2.0, whole genome shotgun sequence genome segment caccttcataagtcacgcctttctcctactggtcgattaaaccttggtttcttactgagggaaaacttgttgttgtgttcatcataccttcctcttggggttccccaacagtgtgaagtcCGCGTTACGATGAGCACCATCAATACTCGAGTCTTCTCTTCAAAAATTTCTTTTGCAAGAGTTACATAGTGGTGGAatcatgggacactttggacgcgacaagactcttGCCACGCTCTCCACCCATTACTATTGCCCAAAGATGAGCGCGACGTGGAACAACTTTTTGCAACCGGTGCAATACttgccttcaagctaagtccactaCAAAACCTTATGGACTTTGCACTCCATTACCaactccatatgcaccatggtctGACATTAGCATGTATTTTGTGTTAGGACTACCACACACTAGATATGGTCATGGTTCCATCTTTGTTGTTGTTGATcgtttctctaagatggctcacttTATACCATGCAACAAGACCGACAATGTTTTACATGTTGCTACTtaattttttagggaaattgttcaTCTACATGGAATATCCGCAAGCATCGTCTCGGATagggacgtcaagttcatgagctacctttGGAAATCTCTCATGGCCAAGTTCTCATCTTCGTCACACCCACACACGGATGGACAAACAGAGGTTGTCAACCGTAGCCTCTCAACGCTACTCTGAGAACTcgtcaagaagaacttgaagacTTGGTAAGAATGTCTTCCTCATGCAGAGTTCGCATACAACCGGGCAAAGCACTCGACAACGTTGTGgagcccattcatggtcgtctacggcttcgaaccatcAACAACACTCGACATCCTACCTCTACCACTTCATGAGAgaaccaacatggacttcgacaagcgcgccaacgacatgaagaaactccatgaagacacaagggcaacaatacaagaacatgttcttcgccaAGCTACAAAACTCAATGCAAAGAAGAAAGGGAGGATATTCCAAGAAGGTGACCTCGTTTGGATACACCTACGAAAGGAAAGGTTCCCAcatgcgcaactccaagctcaagccacgtggagatggtcccttcaaggtgctcaagcgcatcaacaacaatgtgTACGTCATCGCATACCTACGTCCAAGtaattggtgagcaacacgttcaacatcTTGGATCTCTCACCATATCACAGAGATGAGAAAGAAATAGAGTCGAGgaagactctttcccaaggggagtagatgatgtagcccctccgaaggtcgacactacaccaagaccaagtAGTCCCCCAAGCGGACCGATGACAAGGGCTCGGGTGAAAGCtatacacgacaaggtgaacttcCTCCTCTCTACACTCGACCTAGACACaaccttgaatggtatgctacctcattccGATGTTCTATGTGTGATTAGGTACAAGTTTCGAGAAGAATCCACAAAGGATCAACAACCGATGTTCAAGGAAGAAGAACGAAAAggaagagaaggagaagaagaagaggataagtAGCAACCGGTAGCACCGGCCAGGAGGGCCCGGTACTAACGCCCATGGTGACTGGGAGCCACCGGCCAGGGTCAGACCACCCCGCACGCCGCCATCCACGCGCGGGTCTGACTGCAGCAGCCCCCGAACCGCGCCTGCACCGGCCGCCAACACGTGCCACGCCCAGCTGGCCCCACTGCACCGTGCCGCCTCCTGCGTGCCAGCCAGCCTCGGGCCGGTACTACTGGTCTGGCTGGGTCGATACTACCAGCCAGCCCCGGCCGGTACCACCGTTAGTGGTACCGCCACTAGTACCGGTCAAGCGACCTTGCTGACAATACTCCCTGGAACCCTTTGCGATAATAACCGGTACCACCGGTGCAATATGATGACACTTTCGATCTGAACCGTTCAACTCCAAATCAAGGGCTATGATTcatatatttgtaatacctaaagTACCCTTCATCTGAATTGAGCTATATGAGCTCTCATACCGCATAAGCTAGGGTTAGCCATAGATTTGGGATTTCTCTTATGAGCTCTGCTCTACTACCTCTAGGAACTCAATTCCTATGTAATCAAGGCTACCTTTGTTGGATTTGATACTTGTTGTGTGTGATTCTAGTGGATCTCCACTCTCTCTCACATAATCTTGTGTTTGGATTCATCACCAATCTCTCCCCCAAAGATTCTACCTCTTGGTCTTTCtttgggtgattctattggcttaGTTAATCGAGCTAAGGAGGTAAAACTCAATTTGTATCTGGGTGTGTGCGTTTGTGTTTTTGGTCTTGTGTTTCTCCCCCCTTTCACCATTTCCCTCATCATCCACTTGGTCAATTCGTGGATTGGGACATCAACTGGTGGCTCAAGCCACACTAGTTTCCCTCCTTGGAGGTGCTGCTTGAAGCCCATATCCTGTCGATTTCGAGTCTTGCTTGGTGTCTTGGTCTAGTTTTGCTTCTATGGGTTGCGATGTGGATGCAAGTAAGGTGTGTTGGGTTTTGATCATGTTCGGTGAATCCCGGATACAATTGAAGAATTTCCTTCATTGACGGACCAGGTTGCATCTTAGGATTAGCTTGTTTTCCCCATCTTGTGTGGTCTTGCGGTTTTACTTTGTGCTTGTGTTATATGGCTAAAACCTCGGCACGCTGTTGTAACACTCCTGGTTGGTTATGACttcattaatttaaagtcggaccCTTTATGCTATCGGTTTGCAAAGTCGTTGATGCTCCAAAATCCTATGTGCATTCCATTAATGTCAATTTGTCTTCGTGATATTTTAGCTAAAATAGGCCATAACCCATATGATAAATGGGCATAGGCCATAAAATCTATCCATCCCACCTTGAGCTAGCTGCCATCTTAAATCGCGAACAGCTAAAAAGTGTGAAGAAAATCCTTAGAAAATTTGGAACAATTGTCCTATATTGGCAGCACGGGAATTTTCTTCAATTCTTTATTTATACTTACACTAAATTTTATTTATCTAGATTCACATGTATTTATACACTATAACATATTTAAATATATACATATCTAAATAAATTTGCGACAAATAATCTGATAGAGAGGAGTAGAAATTTAAAAAGGGAAGCATGTTCCGTCGTCAACCAGTCATGTCGTCCGTCGCCCCTTTCGTCACGCTTCGTCCAGAATAGGTAGCCaaatgggccaagcccaacaAACCCGAAAATTAACCCGCCATTTCTACCTCCGTCTTCCCCGTGTCTCTCTCGCTAGGGTTCCTGTGCCGCCCAAGACTCCAGCTCTCCAGCTCCTTCCCCCGGCGACACTGCCCGGCGACCAACGCAGTGCAGCACCCCCGGCCACCCCTCCTCTCCCCGCCCTCCCGGTCACCCCTCTTCTCCCCGCCCTTCCTGCCACCCCGCCGCCCCCTTGAGCTTCAGCACCAGGAACCGCCGTGCTGATCCCCCGCCTATGCCGCAGAGCCCCTGCCGTGAATTCTTGCTCCAAGCCAGTTCCCCGCCGCCGCTCCAACTCCGCACCTCTCCCACCTACACAGCCACCGGCCTTCCTCCCTACCCCGGTTGGCAGCGTCTTCAATCGGAAGGGTCGGCCTGCCTCCAGTAGGCAGCCTGGTCGATCGAAAATCAAATATTGGCACCGTTCCAGACCTCGgaagtacaagaggtggaaacctGGAGGAGGATTTGGGAAATGGCAGAGACATCGGAGGTGTCCGTGAGGACATAAGACACGAGGTAGATGTTTTATATGTGTTAACCTGTGCGATTCTGTCAGCTATGTTTTTTAAACGGAGCAACAAGAATTCTCTCATGTATCAACTTATTGGTGATGCCTATATAACAGTGTAAATATCTTCTCTCGTGCATTAACTTATTGCTGATGCCTATATGACAGTGTAAAGATGTGCAAAGATGCAGCCTTGAAAATATTGTATAAAAGGTAGAGCTGATGCAACCTTGACAATATTGTATAACAGATTCAGCTGGAACTCCACAAAAGAAGGATTCAGCTGGGACTCCGCAAAAGAAGGATTCAGTATTGTATAAAAGTGAAGTGGTATGCATCAAATTTATTGAATGCGGCAGAGAATTGATTTCATGGTTTTGCTTGATCAGATTTCTCTTCTTTATATATGGGTACCTATTTTTATCTGCTCAATACTACATGTTAGAGAAGCGGTACATTTTGGTTGTTCATTGGTAGCTTTGCCCTTCTTGGATTTTACCCATATAGATAGCCGCCCCCAGTCCATGAACTGAAAGTGTATATTTTTGTTTCTGTACATACGCAGGGCATGCTCAATCGTTCAGGATGAATCCACCCGAGTTATAAGTGCATGCGCTTTTACAAATTGTAGCCATATCTCTGATGTACCAGAATCATTGTATAGCTGCAGTTTTTCTACTAATGCTTGCATGAACCAATTTGTTGTTAGTGCTTTAAATCATAATTGCAGGGTTCAGGATCGTTGCCGCGTTCCGCGATCCTGGGTCGATCGACCCTGGATCGGGGATCGGGAACGCGAGTGGATCGATTGAATTCGTTTTTGGATCGCGATCCCGTTCGCACCGTTCCTCTTCCTATATTAGCGACCCTggaatatggtaggcccattaaaAATAAAGCGTAAAAACTGTAATTCCAAGCGTCAAATTTGGGCTTATTAATAACCTTGATTCTGCTCCTCTTTTGCCTCGTCTCTTCATTTCTCAGCACGCCTCTTCATCTTGTCTCTGGAGTCTGGAAGTCTGGATCCACGCACGGATTTCATCGGTCCAAGTCTCCAAGATCATCAGGTACAAAGTACAAACTATCAAACCGTGTCATCTTGTCTGATCTATAGATTCTATAGCCTATACTCCGATCCATAGCTAGCACTTAGCAGTTCATTGTTTGTTTTGCACTTCGCTGAGATTAGATTAGAAGATGCCGTTTGGGCGTAAACTGGCCTGAGATGCTGCTGGAGGTTCTGAAGAAGAATACGAACATACAGAAGTAGAGAGAGAGGATGAAGTTGATCTCTCCGATGGGGACGAGGCTGATGCGGATGACGCAAATGATGAAGAAGTATCAGCCGAGCAAGATGCAGGAAAATCTGCTAAGCAACCCCTTCACGATGAGGTAATAATTAAATCTAAAGCTAAAGGGAAGAATCCTGGTGGAGCAAAATCTTGGCAATGCAAACACTGCAAGAAGTCGTTTACTAGCAGTTTCACAAGAATTCGTGCGCACTTTTTTGGTCCTCCACCTGGTCAGAAGCCAAATATTTCACGTTGCTCTGCTGTACAAACTGATCGCAATCTGTATAAAAGATTATGGGATAAGGTACATGTACATGCATACTTGTAAAGTTACAAAATATAAATATCTGTGTGCCTTGTTCTTATATAATTATGAATATGAACAGGTCCAAGGGAAGAAAGGAGTTTCAAATCCTGTCCCTGTTGGCACGAGTAACCCATTAGCAGATGCATTTGCCACAGTGGAAAGAGATGGTGTTGATATGAAAATCATGGAGTTTATTGCAGCAAACGGAATTCCTTTCAATGTGCTGAGAAGCCCTCAGTATTATGAAATGGTTTCTGCAATTAAACGAGCTCCAAAGGACTACAAGCCACGTTCATATGAGAAAGCTAGAACCACACTTTTAGATGCCTGCAAGTCAAATGTTGAAAAACAGTTAGCACCGGTTCGAGAAACATGGTACAGTACAATGCAACAATTTTTGACATTTATTCTTAAGTTTCTTAAATAGCAACTACATATTTTCTTAAAATTCTTACTGAACTACTTATGAATATATTTTATAGGTATACACAAGGTGTTTCTGTAGTTAGTGATGGATGGACGAATGTAAAAAATGAGGCACTCATCAATGTCATAGCGTCAAATAGTCGCGGATCCATGTTTTATGCTGAAGATTTTTCTGGACTTGAGAAAACTGGTGATAATATTACTCAATTCTTACTAAAAGCTATTGATGAAATTGGTCCGTCAAATGTTCTTCAAGTAGTGACAGACAATGCCTCAAATTGCAAAGCAGCTGGCAGGGAAATTGAGAAAGTAAGTGCATGCTATATTTTTTATAGATAATCAAGTAGTGACTATTAAAAGATAATGAGTTTTTTACAATTTCTTAACAGGTGCACAAGCATATATTGTGGTCCCCTTGTGTGGTTCATACCTTAAATCTTATATTCAAAGATTTAGCCAATGCCTGCCCATGGATTGTAAAAACATGTAAGGCTGGAAAGCAAGTTGTCAAGTACATCTTAAATCACCAACATTGCCTGAATCTTTTTAGATCTAAGTCAAAGTTAAACCTGCTGAAAGTGGCAAAGACACGTTTCGCATCACACTACATTTTACTGAAGAGGCTTAAGGATTGCAGGGAGGCACTTGCTATGACAGTGGCGACTATACACTGGAACGAGTGGGCAAAGACTGGTGATCATCATGCAAGAACAACAGCAGACCTGATCACCAAAACAATCAATGATGATGTTTTTTGGGATGAGATTGATGTCATCCTTTCAATCACAAAGCCGTTGTATTTGCTCATCAAATTCGGGGACGGGGAAGGCTCCAAGGTTGCTGAAATATATGAGAAGATGGACACCATGGTCGTAGAGATCAAGGAGGTGATGAGGAAAAAAGATAACCCTCACCATGGAGATCTTGACAAGCTATTTGATATAATTCTTGATCGTTGGGGTAAGATGAACTGGACATTCCATTCCATTGCTTAGCTTTTGCCCTTTGCCCTAAATATTATGATCTCCAATACCTTGCAACAAATGCACCCGGGGGCATTGCAAGAAAGGCTCCAAATCAGAATAAAGAGGTTATGGTTGCTGTTATTGAAGCTTTTGAGAAAAATATCAGAAGATGTAGCAGAGCAAAACCTTCTGCGTTCTCAGTTCAATCAATTTTTCATGAAGAAGGGGTTGTTTGCGTTGCCGCAAGTGCAACTAGATGCAGTCACCATGAGTCCCATAGATTGGTGGTTCAGTTATGGTGGAGAAACTCCAGAGTTGGCCGAGGTGGCAAAAAAGATTTTGTCCCAGCCTATCAGTAGCTCCTCGGCTAAGAGAAACTGGAGTACATACGCTTTTATTCATAGTGTAAAGAGGAACATACTACAAAACTGGGCCGCATTGCAGGTGGGATATGGATCCTTATTCGCTGGTTTGTCAAACCTCGTTCCGCGATCCGAGCGATCCAGTTCGTCAGCAACTATGCTTTAAATATTCCAGCCTGTGTTGGCCATCTCCTATTTACTGCGGATTTTAGTTCTTCATGTTTGCTTATAACCCAAAGTGCTCAAAACCTAGGACGTGCAAACTGTATGTGGCACTAGAAGTATGGTGAGGTGCTAATAGAAATTGCCAAGAGCTTCCGAATTTTCACTAATTGCTGTTCTTTTAGTGATGGCTATTACTTGTGAACTGGTGTAGGAAGTCTAGATGTGCCCGTTTGTTTGTTCTACTGCAATTGGTTCCGGCGAGAGCATGGTTTCTGAACGTGGTTGTGTTATGTTTATAGGTTACGGACACTTTACTCTTTGGAGAGGATCAATGTCCAATTATCATGAGATCATGCCAAAGAGACGAAGACATGGAGGATCATTATGATATGGATACTACTACTGATGACATGGGGGACGGCCAACATGAACGAGGAATAAGGAACTCCGATTCGGAGGATGAAAAGTACGGCCGTTCGGTATGTTCGGaagtatttttttgtatttttgtgcCATTTTATTCTATTGATTACTAGAACTATAGGTGTAGACACTTGAATGCTGCTGATACGATTCAGTTTTGATTACTTATCCTGCATGCTTAGTGGTATTATTGTGCATTCTCTTATTTAAAGATAAAACCTCTTCAGGTACTTAATGAATAGTGTGAAATGTTTTGCTATTTTTTAATGATTTTTTTCTAGAGTAAACTGCATTTGAGACAATTTTTTTAGCATGGATACATTTGATATGTGGGAACCTGTGAAATACATGCCTGGGTTCGTTTTTTGGATTCTTGCTGAAGcattttttgttgttgtactatgaATTTGCATCTTTTCGGGCAAGTCCCTAACAATGCTATTGGTCCAAATCTCACAAGTACATACTTCCCTCCCAGAGCAGTTGGAATGCCACTAAGGCAAAAGTATCAATCCTGATAGGTGCCCAAATCTTATGTCACTCCTATTAGCTTCTGCTAAGCAGATAAAATTCACCGAACCACAACTATTAGTGGCTATATGTACAACTTTGTAATGATATTTTACCGGTGGTACTTCATCTACACTTGTAATCCTTTCTTGCTTCATATTCTGGCTAAATTCTGTTACCGCTTTTTATTATGGCATTAAATTTTTGGCTGTCGTTGAAAGACACGTCATCATTGTGGATTCCATAGGTGCACGCTACAGGCACAAGTTGATAGTTTCTTACAACAGATGTATACATCCAGTCGTACAACATGAATGCCCATATTGTCCTGCCCTGTACATTAGGGAGTTCTAATTTACAGAAATGCACCGTTTAAAACGATTAGAAGTTGATATTTTCCCGAGCTACTATAAAGGATTGATGATGACGGTCTAGGACACAACTCATTTTCTTGATTGTGTGGTTATTCCCCTACTGTACTTCATTTTGTGGTAAGGTAAATTTCATACTGTATTCtccgaattgataacatgttttgAAAAAAAACTTGTATACGATCCAATTTTATGTTGGAAGAATTAGTAGAACGTAGGACTGAAGATCGGGACACGCTTCGGAGATTTACCTAAAGTTGATCTTACTCTTGAGTTCTTTCCTCTTGTTATATTCTCTACATCATCTTGCAAATTTAACCAAGTCCAATACATATTTTTCACTAAAATCCCAACAGTTCATATAACTCGTGAGATAATTCTTGACAAGCACGAAGCACTGTAGAATAGAgatgcttcttgctcagccactTGTGTAACCACTCTTATATTAATTTACTTACATCAATACAAcaaacaaaaaagttacatatgcaCTGTGCTTACATTGTGATGGTGAAAAAATCTTGATTACCCGTAGCAACATATGGGCATTAAACTAGTTTCTAACAAATAAGAAAATGATGCATCATGCATTGACCTGTAGTTGGTTGTGCACCCACCAGGCACTGAGCAATATTGTGACTAGCGTAGCGTCCGCGCGCGACCGCTCGTCGCCCATTTCAGGCATTGAAAGATCTGCCGGATCACATGCGCGCGCACATGCCCGGTTTCACTCCCCGTCGCGGCCGCACGAAGCTTCCAGGCGAACGGCAGCATCGGCAGATACTGCAGCGCCACTACTAGCGCGCGACTGGTGGCAATGAAGCTCGCTGCGAAGGGAACATGTCGACCGACGCAAAACCTGCGGGTAGGGCATCTCGGAAGCTGAGCCACCGTTTGCCAACCGAAAATGTGTCTGTATCTTGTTCCAACGGGACGTGATTGGGCTGTcccgcggcgacgcaaacctggcctaaATATGCGTCAAGTTTGCGTTTTCGCGAACGCTCCATGATCGCGCCGAGTGTCCGTCGAAAAAGATATAGGACCCGCGCGAGGCCGATATTATTTCCGCAAGTGGCCATTCCCCGCGCGAAAAATCAAAGTAGACCGGCAcgagcagtccagaagcgatgTACGTCCTCCAGCCACCACCATGGATGTTGAGCAAACCGTCGCACCCACCGtcgccccacactcccccgtagccacgaTCATAGCCACAATGGAAgctgcagctccggcggaagcaaaacgggccgccaccggcggcaaagaaggtgctctccaaCGAGGAGAAAAACGTTGAGGCCGCGAAGCGTCGCGGTCGGCGCAGGAACCTGAAGGAGAAGACTGCTgcggccgccaaccagcaggcGTGGCAGATGCAGATAAAAGCCGACGTCGCGCAAGTAGCCATCCATCTGAgcttagcggagggctacatgctcATCAAGCGAGAGGGGAtcgccggcgtcgctcctccgtcctcgtcggtgagctcggtaagttctcagctgcgtcctggaactcccgctcccttgtAGGGCCACCCGACGTCGAGGTTCGCCTCCGGCGTGGCGCCGCTGCAGTTCAACGGGGCGCCGGTTTccgacctcaaccggacgcctagaagcggtgacCCATGCCCGGGCGCGACACACAAGAGACGCTAGctgccggaggagagcatgccggAGCCCCGCATCCTGTTCGACGAAATAACAGCGCCTGCCCCGAtgatggacgacccggtacgtgagctctCTCAATGTGTGCGACTGCCGTGTATCATGCGTCTGGCGTGCGGTCATTCGTAGGCTGCGGTCATTCGTAGGCCTATTGGAAGGACCGCCATGAGACAGACATCCAGACCATGATCTTCGGTGGCGGCTTTGTTGGCGACGACCGGGCCGGGACAGGCCCGCAGGATGAGTGGGCACAGacgcaagatgcggaggacatcgCTAACGCACGGTTGTTCTCCACCGAGGCCACTAaaacgcagccaacacccgtgtgCGTCGACGACTTTGATGACGCACCAAAAGAGCCTGTCCTCACCACAAACAATGCTACcaagaagaagggggagagccACAGGACACAATGATTCATCGATGACGAGGACAAGTGTTTGTGCGACGTGTGGCTGGCAACAAGCCATGACTGTATTAATGGCGCTCAACAAAAGGGCAAGGTATATTGGGCCAAGGTCGTGCAGGAGTACAACGAGACCAAGATGCACCCGCCCTACCACATCCCAAGCCCTCGCACGGAAGAGTCCCTCAGAAAAAAATgaaactacatcaaacaagagacaagcaagttctgctcAGCCGTCGAACATACTAAGAGGCACCCAGTAAGCGGCGTTGCCGTCATTTCAATGGTAAACAAGAtacaaccatcatcattctaTAGCCCTAATTGTGTGGAAGTGGAAGCGAAGAAagtgttttttttttactttgaggAAGTTAGTATAACGTATGCGCTCACATCCTATAGACGCAAGAATGCACACCCTATAAAAACTAGGGTTAAGTGTTGCCCTATGCCTCGGATTGCCTGCGTGTTAATATAGATAGCACATCGCTCGGGTCACAAAGATTAACGTGGTTGAAATTCTCATTTATCTACTCAAACTACACACGTTAAGATATGAGTAGAATCCCTAACTAGCACGGTTACACAGCTACAACACCGTACAACTCAAACACCCTATTTTACACCTCCCTCAATCCAAACTTATCTAAGTTAAGATTGCAACAAAACGTTCACATCTGTCTAACTGACAATTACTGACAATGGTTTGGTGAAGCTATTAACAACTTGATCATCTGTAGGAATGGAACCTGATATCCAACTGCTTATTAACAACTCTTTGTCGGACAAAATTATAGTccacttctatatgttttgtcctAATATGAAATACTAGATTAGCTGATAAATATGTGGCGCCAGGATCTTCACACCACAATGACGCTGCCTTTGGATGTTCTATCCCCAACTCAGTCAACAAAGTTTATACCTAAATCATTTCAGTGGTATCATTTGTCAAAGATTTATATTCAGCATCAGTACTTGACTTGGCTTGTTTGCGAGCACTCCATGATACTAAATTACTGCCAAAAAAATATTGGGAAACCTCTGATAGATCTCCTCATCTGAATTTTTTCCCAATCTGCATCAGAGAAAGCACTCACCAAAGTAGACTTAGATTTCACAAGATTCAGTTCAAGAGAGATGGTAAAATTTAGATACTGAAGAACCTGCTTCACAGCTGTCAGTTTGCCAATGTAGACAATTGTTGTCATCTCCCTCTTCTTTAGATCTTCGAGGGCTCGCCGCAGATTCTAGATCCACGCACGCGAGTGTGAAGCAAACATATCCTGGATTGCCTCTAGGCTTGACGGAGTGTGATGCTCGGTGAGTTGCACCAGCACCTCACGAGAGATTGAGCCGAGAAGATAGGACATGAGCTGCCGGTCCTTCTCGTTCCGCATCAAAAAAGCAGGATTTTCCACCTTCTCCTGCACCTTTTTCACGGTTGCATCTGTCTTCTCGATGGTGATATCCTCCGGAGGCGCCTAGACTGTGCCATCAATGTAGCCGATCTGGCGCGCGCCGCGGACCGCAGGTAGCACGaccgctgtaatatcccaggtaatggggttacaaaaatagaggaaacagatgtgtgcattgcattcatgcatag includes the following:
- the LOC127320991 gene encoding uncharacterized protein, with the translated sequence MKIMEFIAANGIPFNVLRSPQYYEMVSAIKRAPKDYKPRSYEKARTTLLDACKSNVEKQLAPVRETWYTQGVSVVSDGWTNVKNEALINVIASNSRGSMFYAEDFSGLEKTGDNITQFLLKAIDEIGPSNVLQVVTDNASNCKAAGREIEKVHKHILWSPCVVHTLNLIFKDLANACPWIVKTCKAGKQVVKYILNHQHCLNLFRSKSKLNLLKVAKTRFASHYILLKRLKDCREALAMTVATIHWNEWAKTGDHHARTTADLITKTINDDVFWDEIDVILSITKPLYLLIKFGDGEGSKVAEIYEKMDTMVVEIKEVMRKKDNPHHGDLDKLFDIILDRWGKMNWTFHSIA